A genomic segment from Bombus affinis isolate iyBomAffi1 chromosome 13, iyBomAffi1.2, whole genome shotgun sequence encodes:
- the LOC126923401 gene encoding uncharacterized protein LOC126923401, giving the protein MRDTSDMMEDSLSEEMMMDYEGDGGELEELVDLATDVADSSPTIRDAAERLLTLLGVDEDFEDLVSSSEDEGVELDDLDEDEEEDQRENVRLLHQLAASLAEELKQSHQKQTSNRLLARGDPFDRDRMELIGMSYLEHSCLDEVKDPKGCSCYRDSVADKCQRQDSSRSFGKQHAIFEPYQCLEGCLRMDQERDEGNSDVEQVPASWNAGWDACATEALRYLVEDEGLPPHHPTVLAMKDHLELQRERAFARYTT; this is encoded by the exons GAGATGATGATGGACTACGAGGGTGACGGAGGGGAGTTGGAAGAGCTCGTTGATCTGGCAACCGACGTAGCGGATTCATCCCCGACAATTCGAG ATGCCGCCGAGAGGTTGCTGACGTTACTGGGCGTGGACGAGGATTTCGAGGACCTGGTGTCATCCTCCGAGGACGAAGGTGTCGAACTGGACGATCTCGACGAGGACGAAGAGGAAGACCAGCGCGAGAACGTCAGACTGTTGCATCAGTTGGCCGCTTCTTTGGCTGAGGAATTGAAGCAATCTCATCAGAAACAGACTTCGAACAGGCTCCTGGCCAGAGGTGATCCCTTCGATAGGGATCGAATGGAGCTGATTGGGATGAGTTACCTGGAACACAGTTGCCTTGATGAGGTCAAAGACCCGAAAGGATGCAGCTGTTATCGAGACAGCGTGGCCGATAAGTGTCAGAGACAAGATTCGTCTCGTTCGTTTGGCAAACAACACGCGATCTTCGAGCCTTATCAATGTTTGGAGGGCTGTTTGAGGATGGACCAGGAGAGAGATGAAGGCAACAGCGACGTCGAGCAGGTTCCAGCGTCGTGGAATGCCGGCTGGGATGCCTGTGCTACGGAAGCCCTCAGATATCTCGTGGAGGATGAGGGACTGCCGCCTCATCATCCTACGGTCTTGGCGATGAAGGATCATCTGGAACTCCAAAGGGAACGCGCCTTTGCTCGATACACCACGTAA